In Carassius auratus strain Wakin chromosome 36, ASM336829v1, whole genome shotgun sequence, the following are encoded in one genomic region:
- the LOC113054949 gene encoding sterile alpha motif domain-containing protein 13 has protein sequence METKENGSVDTKSSVENGQLSDPAHWAVADVVNYFKATGFEEQANAFQDQEIDGKSLLLMTRNDVLTGLSIKLGPALKIYEYHVKPLQTQHLKSNVS, from the exons ATGGAAACCAAGGAAAATGGTTCAGTGGACACCAAAAG TTCTGTGGAGAATGGGCAGCTTTCTGATCCAGCCCACTGGGCCGTAGCGGATGTGGTCAATTATTTTAAAGCTACAGGATTTGAAGAGCAAGCTAACGCTTTCCAGGATCAG GAAATCGATGGCAAATCCCTTTTATTAATGACTCGAAATGACGTTCTGACCGGACTGTCAATAAAACTGGGTCCTGCACTGAAGATCTATGAGTATCACGTCAAGCCTCTCCAAACCCAGCACTTAAAAAGTAACGTCTCATAG
- the spata1 gene encoding spermatogenesis-associated protein 1, whose product MSEFTGKRGEITERVELHVFYVPDEQFDRRLNKVSAGAVDTFISAGFIRVDSDVSLSDLRSDLGTFLGLDRIADRYVFLKCVGRSLALVKFRQEGELTVKSFTPPFAPFPELYILPMGENDSCLCSSSLTADTLISNTDNHSHDLPRPTCVPGNIKEPIKFPSINKGSQQSVLRQDAEEDESDEDTGSTDTPHLTHSLQDQIGPVHKQSDRHLAKQGGFSQVEMNTAPKKKHCFKRKNRNSGATESFEDSHGLARKFNSCLTLKSSKEKTDDMVLMCRPTSPLPAERSSPLSVYSLELYTQQTTTKNELIEEIKLLKGQRKELEQTRQELLKKGRELLALNRHRRNQARDRWKRQYFDTKKATTLLEDTLKRVRLELHTFYSKMLQQIQARDGAKRQTKTKKHSSTKLKNELIIQIMTESSEIDNLRKNVDDAKIKLATEIKLRKQAATELQALKAELMQKRAHL is encoded by the exons ATGAGCGAGTTTACTGGCAAGCGGGGTGAAATTACAGAG CGTGTGGAGCTGCATGTGTTTTATGTACCCGATGAACAGTTTGATCGGAGGCTGAATAAAGTATCAGCTGGAGCTGTGGACACTTTCATCTCCGCTGGATTTATCAG AGTTGATTCAGATGTGAGTCTGTCTGATCTCAGATCTGATCTGGGAACATTTCTTGGGCTGGACAGAATCGCAGATAGATACGTTTTCTTAAAATGTGTTGGCAGAAGTTTAGCACTG GTTAAATTCAGACAAGAGGGAGAACTGACAGTAAAATCCTTCACTCCACCATTT GCTCCTTTTCCTGAGCTCTACATTTTACCCATGGGAGAGAATGACAGTTGTCTTTGCTCTAGCTCTCTGACCGCTGATACTTTAATTAGCAACACTGACAATCACAGTCACGATTTGCCCAGACCAACGTGTGTGCCTGGCAACATAAAAGAGCCCATTAAATTCCCCTCAATCAATAAAGGATCTCAGCAGTCTGTCCTAAGGCAGGATGCAGAGGAGGATGAGAGTGATGAAGACACAGGATCCACTGACACTCCTCATCTAACACACAGTTTGCAAGATCAGATTGGGCCTGTACACAAACAATCCG ACAGACATCTTGCTAAGCAGGGAGGCTTTTCTCAAGTAGAAATGAATACAGCtccaaaaaagaaacattgttttaaaagaaaaaacagaaactCTGGAGCTACGGAGTCATTTGAGGATTCTCATGGACTGGCAAG GAAATTTAACAGTTGTCTGACACTGAAATCAAGCAAAGAAAAGACAGATGATATG GTTCTTATGTGTAGACCAACCTCTCCACTCCCAGCAGAGAGAAGTTCTCCACTGTCTGTCTATTCCCTTGAACTTTACACACAACAAACAACCACTA AAAATGAACTGATAGAGGAAATCAAGCTTCTCAAAGGGCAAAGGAAGGAGCTTGAACAAACAAGGCAAGAGCTTTTGAAAAAGGGCAGAGAGCTTTTAGCTCTTAACAGACATCGCAGGAACCAAG CACGCGACCGATGGAAGAGGCAATATTTTGATACTAAGAAGGCAACAACACTTCTGGAGGACACACTGAAGAGAGTACGCCTTGAACTTCACACCTTCTACAGTAAAATGCTACAACAAATCCAAGCCCGGGATGGTGCAAAAcgacaaacaaaaacaaagaaacattcaaGCACAAAGTTAAAG AATGAGTTGATAATCCAGATTATGACAGAAAGCAGTGAGATTGATAATCTGAGGAAAAATGTGGATGATGCTAAAATTAAACTGGCCACAGAGATCAAG TTGAGAAAGCAAGCTGCCACAGAACTACAGGCCCTGAAAGCAGAACTGATGCAAAAGAGAGCTCACTTATAA
- the ctbs gene encoding di-N-acetylchitobiase: MNMWITVSLFVLALTAQVWAKVCPCAREELCQPVRSQPAFEVFVFDVGKKAWKFYDWTKVTTVAAFGEYDADLMCYAHSKGARVVLKGDVRLSYIVDPVNRTAWIQEKVQLAKSQFMDGINIDVEQAVETSSPEYYALTALVKETTESFHTEIPGSQVSFDMAWSPKCIDKRCYDYLTIADSCDLLFVMSYDEQSQIWGDCIAMANAPFSQTLTAYDQYISMNIEPKKLVMGVPWYGYDYSCLNFTKEGTCTIPKVPFRGAPCSDASGKQIPYSIMMKQINSSISGRLWDENQRAPYYNYKDTEGRVHQVWYDDPESIALKAAYVSQHGLKGIGMWNGNLLDYSSDPIAQQQTVDMWNALTPGKQAYHKLNK; encoded by the exons ATGAACATGTGGATTACTGTGTCTCTCTTCGTGCTAGCTTTGACCGCGCAGGTGTGGGCCAAAGTTTGCCCATGTGCACGAGAGGAACTCTGTCAACCCGTCCGATCCCAGCCGGCGTTTGAG GTTTTTGTATTTGATGTTGGGAAAAAGGCTTGGAAATTTTATGACTGGACCAAAGTGACAACGGTTGCAGCTTTTGGAGAATATGATGCTGATCTCATGTGTTATGCTCACTCTAAAGGAGCTCGTGTGGTCCTGAAAG GAGATGTACGACTCTCATATATTGTGGATCCAGTAAATAGGACAGCTTGGATTCAGGAAAAAGTCCAGTTGGCAAAGAGTCAGTTCATGGATGGAATAAACATAGACGTAGAGCAGGCAGTGGAGACCAGTTCCCCTGAATATTATGCTTTGACAGCCCTTGTCAAGGAAACCACTGAAAGCTTCCACACAGAGATCCCAGGCTCTCAG GTATCATTTGATATGGCTTGGTCGCCCAAATGCATTGATAAGCGTTGCTATGACTACCTTACCATTGCAGATTCATGCGATCTCTTGTTTGTTATGTCCTATGATGAGCAAAGCCAGATCTGGGGTGATTGTATTGCCATGGCAAATGCCCCCTTCAGTCAGACACTGACAG CTTATGATCAATACATCAGCATGAACATAGAGCCAAAGAAACTTGTTATGGGTGTTCCATGGTATGGTTACGACTACAGCTGCCTTAATTTCACAAAG GAAGGAACATGTACAATTCCAAAAGTGCCATTCAGAGGGGCTCCATGTAGCGATGCATCTGGCAAACAAATTCCCTACAGCATCATGATGAAACAGATCAACAGCTCAATTTCAGGAAGACTGTGGGATGAGAACCAGCGAGCTCCATATTATAATTACAAG GACACAGAAGGCAGGGTCCATCAGGTGTGGTATGATGACCCTGAAAGCATTGCTCTGAAGGCTGCCTATGTATCACAACATGGTCTGAAAGGAATCGGAATGTGGAACGGAAATCTCCTGGACTACAGTAGTGATCCAATCGCCCAGCAACAGACGGTGGACATGTGGAACGCCCTTACACCTGGGAAACAGGCTTATCACAAActgaataaatag
- the rpf1 gene encoding ribosome production factor 1, translating to MDSTKLAPSESVSKKKGKTKKLKQKIKADKAPKQEIEQAEIEVTENKPESGACFPPTFSVSEIKNKQRRHAMFLKLKEEKRKQKLELKKKKKKERKALGDQAPPKEVPKTIENQRVYDETTVNPEDEEVAFDEGTDEFSAYFNRLTNPKVLITTSDRPRGRTVRFCEQLATMIPHAHVYYRRGLALKRVIPQCISRGFTYLMVINEDRKVPNGLVLCHLPDGPTAHFKVSSVRLRKEMKRRGKDPTEHVPEVILNNFTTRLGHSIGRMFAALFPHDPQFVGRQVATFHNQRDFIFFRFHRYIFKNEKKVGIQELGPRFTLKLRSLQKGTFDSKFGEYEWVHKRHEMDSSRRKFHL from the exons ATGGATTCTACCAAGTTAGCACCTTCGGAAAGTGTTTCCaagaaaaaggggaaaacaaagaAACTAAAGCAAAAGATAAAAGCCGACAAAGCTCCGAAGCAGGAGATTGAACAGGCGGAGATTGAAGTGACAGAAAATAAACCAGAGTCGGGAGCTTGTTTTCCTCCCACATTCAGCGTGTCTGAGATCAAGAACAAGCAGCGCAGACATGCGATGTTCCTCAAACTCAAGGAGGAGAAAAGAAAG CAAAAATTGGaactcaaaaagaaaaagaaaaaagagagaaaagctcTTGGAGATCAG GCTCCACCAAAAGAAGTTCCCAAGACAATAGAAAACCAGAGAGTATATGATGAAACTACAGTCAACCCAGAGGATGAGGAG GTGGCTTTTGATGAAGGAACGGACGAGTTCTCTGCTTACTTCAATCGGCTCACAAATCCCAAAGTTCTCATCACCACTTCGGACAGGCCCAGAGGA AGGACCGTGAGGTTTTGTGAGCAGCTGGCAACCATGATCCCACATGCGCATGTGTACTACAGAAGAGGTCTGGCGCTGAAGAGAGTCATTCCACAGTGTATATCTAGAGGTTTCACTTATCTAATGGTGATCAATGAGGACAGAAAAGTGCCAA ATGGTTTGGTTCTCTGTCACCTTCCTGATGGCCCAACTGCACACTTCAAAGTCAGTAGTGTTCGACTTCGCAAGGAAATGAAG AGAAGAGGTAAGGACCCAACGGAGCACGTCCCAGAAGTCATCCTTAATAACTTCACGACTAGACTGGGTCACTCCATCGGCCGGATGTTTGCTGCTCTGTTTCCTCATGATCCACAGTTTGTGGGCCGTCAGGTCGCCACATTTCACAATCAGAGGGACttcatttttttcaggtttcacaG GTACATCTTCAAGAATGAAAAGAAAGTGGGCATACAGGAACTAGGACCTCGCTTCACTCTTAAACTTCGCTCGTTACAGAAAGGAACCTTTGACTCAAAGTTTGGCGAATACGAGTGGGTTCACAAG CGCCATGAGATGGACTCCAGCAGAAGAAAATTCCATCTTTGA
- the uox gene encoding uricase isoform X2 produces the protein MATTSNQNVEFVKTGYGKNMVKVLHIRREGIHHHITELIADVQLTLKTLKDYLTGDNSDIIPTDTIKNTVQALAKLKGIKTIEGFALDICEHFLTAFNHVTRVRVNIDEVPWKRLEKNGVEHTHAFIHCPEAWHFCEVEQHLSMTPVVHSGIKDMKVLKTTQSGFEGFLRDRFTTLTDAKDRFFCTSVYARWRYNTHVNVAFDAAWKTVKDTIIQKFAGPYDRGEYSPSVQKTLYETQVLVLDRIPQVEEIEIIMPNQHYFIIDMTKIGLSNKDEVYLPLDNPSGNISGTIRRKPRAKM, from the exons ATGGCCACTACCTCAAATCAG AATGTGGAGTTTGTGAAAACAGGCTATGGGAAGAATATGGTTAAAGTTCTTCACATCCGCCGTGAAGGGATTCATCACCATATTACTGAGCTGATCGCAGATGTTCAGTTAACCCTGAAGACACTCAAAGACTACTTGACAGGAGACAACTCTGATATCATCCCCACTGACACCATCAAAAACACTGTCCAAGCTCTTGCCAAACTAAAAGGA ATTAAGACCATTGAGGGCTTTGCACTGGATATCTGTGAACATTTCCTCACAGCGTTCAATCATGTCACAAGAGTGAGGGTCAACATTGATGAAGTTCCCTGGAAAAGACTGGAAAAG AATGGAGTTGAGCACACACATGCTTTCATCCATTGTCCTGAGGCCTGGCACTTCTGTGAGGTCGAGCAACATTTGAGTA TGACTCCAGTGGTTCACAGTGGGATAAAAGATATGAAGGTACTGAAGACTACTCAGTCTGGATTTGAAGGATTCCTGCGAGACCGTTTCACCACTCTGACAGATGCAAAGGACAGATTCTTCTGCACTTCTGTTTATGCAAGATGGCGCTACAACACACATGTGAATGTGGCATTTGATGCTGCATG GAAAACTGTTAAGGACACCATCATTCAGAAGTTTGCAGGACCCTACGATCGTGGGGAATACTCTCCATCTGTTCAGAAAACTCTGTATGAAACACAAGTTTTGGTACTTGACAGAATTCCACAG GTTGAAGAAATTGAGATAATTATGCCAAATCAGCATTATTTCATCATTGACATGACAAAAATTGGACTTTCAAACAAGGATGAG GTTTATCTTCCCCTTGATAATCCATCAGGAAACATCTCAGGCACTATACGCAGAAAACCAAGAGCCAAAATGTAA
- the uox gene encoding uricase isoform X1, with protein MATTSNQNVEFVKTGYGKNMVKVLHIRREGIHHHITELIADVQLTLKTLKDYLTGDNSDIIPTDTIKNTVQALAKLKGIKTIEGFALDICEHFLTAFNHVTRVRVNIDEVPWKRLEKQNGVEHTHAFIHCPEAWHFCEVEQHLSMTPVVHSGIKDMKVLKTTQSGFEGFLRDRFTTLTDAKDRFFCTSVYARWRYNTHVNVAFDAAWKTVKDTIIQKFAGPYDRGEYSPSVQKTLYETQVLVLDRIPQVEEIEIIMPNQHYFIIDMTKIGLSNKDEVYLPLDNPSGNISGTIRRKPRAKM; from the exons ATGGCCACTACCTCAAATCAG AATGTGGAGTTTGTGAAAACAGGCTATGGGAAGAATATGGTTAAAGTTCTTCACATCCGCCGTGAAGGGATTCATCACCATATTACTGAGCTGATCGCAGATGTTCAGTTAACCCTGAAGACACTCAAAGACTACTTGACAGGAGACAACTCTGATATCATCCCCACTGACACCATCAAAAACACTGTCCAAGCTCTTGCCAAACTAAAAGGA ATTAAGACCATTGAGGGCTTTGCACTGGATATCTGTGAACATTTCCTCACAGCGTTCAATCATGTCACAAGAGTGAGGGTCAACATTGATGAAGTTCCCTGGAAAAGACTGGAAAAG CAGAATGGAGTTGAGCACACACATGCTTTCATCCATTGTCCTGAGGCCTGGCACTTCTGTGAGGTCGAGCAACATTTGAGTA TGACTCCAGTGGTTCACAGTGGGATAAAAGATATGAAGGTACTGAAGACTACTCAGTCTGGATTTGAAGGATTCCTGCGAGACCGTTTCACCACTCTGACAGATGCAAAGGACAGATTCTTCTGCACTTCTGTTTATGCAAGATGGCGCTACAACACACATGTGAATGTGGCATTTGATGCTGCATG GAAAACTGTTAAGGACACCATCATTCAGAAGTTTGCAGGACCCTACGATCGTGGGGAATACTCTCCATCTGTTCAGAAAACTCTGTATGAAACACAAGTTTTGGTACTTGACAGAATTCCACAG GTTGAAGAAATTGAGATAATTATGCCAAATCAGCATTATTTCATCATTGACATGACAAAAATTGGACTTTCAAACAAGGATGAG GTTTATCTTCCCCTTGATAATCCATCAGGAAACATCTCAGGCACTATACGCAGAAAACCAAGAGCCAAAATGTAA